Proteins encoded together in one Hymenobacter monticola window:
- a CDS encoding nuclear transport factor 2 family protein, producing the protein MKMRPLLLALLLALPVLTFAQSSNPRSIAIVKTIEALERQRFEAQVKKDYAFLEKAFADDLVYTHGSGVQNTKTEYIQSIKDGKSQYGKIEIDALNVRPYNDGQTAVVNGTIRITSPPQADGSTSVARIKYVVVQIKDKKKGWQVVLWQAQKQAS; encoded by the coding sequence ATGAAAATGCGGCCTTTGCTGCTGGCGTTGTTGCTGGCCTTGCCTGTCCTGACGTTCGCTCAGTCTTCTAACCCGAGAAGCATTGCAATTGTCAAAACAATTGAAGCGCTGGAGCGCCAGCGCTTCGAGGCGCAGGTGAAAAAAGACTACGCTTTTCTGGAAAAGGCTTTTGCCGACGACCTGGTGTACACCCATGGCAGCGGCGTGCAAAACACCAAAACGGAATACATCCAGAGTATAAAGGATGGCAAAAGCCAGTACGGCAAAATCGAAATCGACGCCCTGAATGTGCGGCCCTACAACGACGGCCAGACGGCCGTGGTGAACGGCACCATCCGCATCACCTCGCCGCCCCAAGCCGACGGCAGCACCAGCGTAGCCCGCATCAAGTACGTGGTGGTGCAAATCAAAGACAAGAAGAAAGGCTGGCAGGTAGTGCTGTGGCAGGCTCAGAAGCAAGCCAGCTAG
- the fbp gene encoding class 1 fructose-bisphosphatase: MSQANENTLATPVGTTLERYIKRKEAEFAYATGELSQLLRDIALAGKIVNREVNRAGLSRITGSMGEKNVQGEHQQKLDVEANIRFIRALTNGGEACAILSEEDEHIIETGNTNGKYVVAIDPLDGSSNIDVNVSIGTIFSIYRRVSRIGGPARKEDFLQGGRAQVAAGYILYGSSTMLVYTTGHGVAGFTYENSLGEFFLSHPDIKIPRQGPVFSCNEGNWFDYPEFVRTFLMKCKERRLTARYVGSLVADYHRNLFTGGIYLYPPTTAKPEGKLRLLYEGYPLAFLIEQAGGMAVTGADVVLDVHPNADLHQRAPLFVGSADLVEELQAVAAQ; encoded by the coding sequence ATGTCCCAAGCCAACGAAAACACCCTGGCCACGCCCGTCGGCACCACCCTCGAGCGCTACATCAAGCGCAAAGAAGCCGAGTTTGCCTACGCCACCGGCGAGCTGAGCCAACTGCTGCGCGATATTGCCCTGGCCGGCAAAATTGTGAACCGCGAAGTGAATCGGGCAGGCCTCTCGCGCATAACCGGCAGCATGGGCGAGAAAAATGTGCAGGGCGAGCACCAACAAAAGCTCGATGTGGAAGCCAACATCCGCTTCATCCGGGCCCTCACCAACGGGGGCGAGGCCTGCGCCATCTTGTCGGAGGAAGATGAGCACATCATCGAAACCGGTAACACCAACGGCAAGTACGTGGTGGCCATCGACCCGCTCGACGGCTCGTCGAACATCGACGTGAACGTGAGCATCGGTACCATTTTCAGTATCTACCGCCGCGTGTCGCGCATCGGTGGGCCGGCCCGCAAGGAAGACTTTTTGCAGGGCGGCCGGGCGCAGGTGGCGGCGGGCTACATCCTGTACGGCTCCAGCACCATGCTCGTGTACACCACCGGGCACGGCGTGGCGGGCTTCACCTACGAAAACTCGCTGGGCGAATTCTTCCTCTCGCACCCCGACATCAAGATTCCGCGCCAGGGCCCGGTGTTCAGCTGCAATGAGGGCAACTGGTTCGACTACCCCGAGTTCGTGCGCACTTTCCTGATGAAATGCAAGGAGCGCCGCCTCACCGCGCGCTACGTGGGCTCGCTGGTAGCCGATTATCACCGCAACCTGTTCACGGGCGGCATCTACCTCTACCCACCCACTACGGCCAAGCCGGAGGGCAAGCTGCGCCTTCTCTACGAAGGCTACCCGCTGGCCTTCCTCATCGAGCAGGCTGGCGGCATGGCCGTGACCGGCGCCGACGTAGTGCTTGACGTGCACCCGAACGCCGACCTGCACCAACGCGCCCCCCTGTTCGTGGGCTCGGCCGATTTGGTGGAGGAGCTGCAAGCCGTGGCGGCGCAGTAA
- a CDS encoding alpha/beta hydrolase family protein — translation MRRHGKYLLCLLAALSAAFSARAQQPTANVLDWKAPATLSTYLIQQMHAQYAPRAAELERAAQSAAGAVVYRDSVRARFRQVLGPLPTRTPLRAQVTGKLAREGFRIEKVIYESTPNHHVTANLYVPAGKGRKPGVLLFCGHEQESKATVSYQKTAILLAQHGFVVFVIDPISQGERLQLTDAAGKPLTRGGTTEHTLLNAGAALVGTTTPAEQYWDNKRGLDYLLTRAEVDTSRLGCLGNSGGATQTAYFMALEPRMKAAALCSYVAAGEHNLEITGPADGCVMLPGAGRARLDLADWPIMFAPKPLLILAGRYDFVDYTQIQAATTETRGIYAALGKAEQVDLFTYDDGHGISQPKREAAVAWFRRWLYGDSNPVHESSLTASTEKELRCTSTGQVNTAFKKEETLASQHVAAAQNLAKQRGAAPGAEWLKRVAAATADDDAASPKRMSISVVDIMERDGIAWQKVILRAENEPPLPLLLALPAGSEPSKVLLWLPDAGKAAALDSARRLQAYLRQGTAVVLADLRGLGETTDPAAFNDPKYYNREYRNAMLALHTGRPLLAQRMNDIAQLRMFVRNTEHLDAAPLEIRASGRAALPALLTAVLVPAITKVTVEQLLPSFQQLLEQPATKDAYSQVLPGVLRYWDVPEVRQALGARLLLK, via the coding sequence ATGCGGAGGCACGGAAAGTACCTTCTATGCCTGTTGGCGGCCCTGAGCGCGGCCTTCAGCGCCCGTGCTCAGCAGCCCACGGCCAACGTGCTGGATTGGAAAGCGCCGGCCACGCTCAGCACCTATTTGATACAGCAGATGCACGCGCAGTACGCTCCCCGTGCCGCCGAACTGGAGCGCGCCGCGCAATCGGCGGCCGGTGCCGTGGTCTACCGCGACAGCGTGCGGGCGCGTTTCCGGCAGGTGCTCGGGCCACTGCCGACGCGCACGCCGCTGCGAGCCCAGGTGACGGGCAAGCTGGCTCGCGAGGGCTTTCGCATCGAAAAAGTCATCTACGAGAGCACGCCCAACCACCACGTCACGGCCAATCTGTACGTGCCGGCGGGCAAGGGCCGCAAGCCGGGCGTGCTGCTGTTCTGCGGGCACGAGCAGGAATCGAAGGCGACGGTTTCGTATCAAAAAACAGCTATTCTGCTGGCGCAGCACGGCTTCGTGGTGTTCGTCATCGACCCCATTTCGCAGGGTGAACGCCTGCAGCTGACCGATGCCGCTGGCAAGCCGCTCACCCGCGGCGGTACTACCGAGCACACGTTGCTTAATGCCGGTGCTGCCCTAGTGGGCACCACCACACCCGCCGAGCAGTATTGGGACAACAAGCGCGGGCTGGACTACCTGCTGACCCGAGCTGAAGTGGATACGTCGCGCCTGGGCTGCCTGGGCAACTCCGGCGGCGCCACCCAAACGGCTTACTTCATGGCCCTGGAGCCGCGCATGAAGGCGGCGGCGCTGTGTAGCTACGTGGCCGCCGGCGAGCACAACTTGGAGATAACCGGTCCGGCCGACGGCTGCGTGATGCTGCCCGGCGCCGGCCGCGCCCGGCTCGACCTCGCCGACTGGCCCATCATGTTTGCGCCCAAGCCGCTGCTTATTCTGGCCGGCCGCTACGATTTCGTGGACTACACCCAGATTCAGGCGGCTACCACCGAAACCCGCGGCATCTACGCCGCATTGGGTAAGGCCGAGCAGGTCGATTTGTTTACCTACGACGACGGCCACGGCATTTCGCAGCCCAAGCGTGAGGCGGCGGTGGCTTGGTTTCGGCGGTGGCTGTACGGCGATTCGAACCCGGTTCACGAAAGCAGCTTGACTGCTTCAACTGAAAAAGAATTGCGCTGCACCAGCACGGGCCAGGTCAACACCGCTTTCAAGAAAGAGGAAACATTGGCGTCGCAGCATGTGGCTGCCGCCCAAAATCTGGCAAAGCAGCGGGGCGCGGCGCCGGGTGCGGAATGGCTCAAACGGGTGGCCGCGGCAACCGCGGACGACGACGCGGCTTCGCCTAAACGCATGTCCATTTCGGTGGTTGATATCATGGAACGGGACGGCATTGCCTGGCAAAAGGTGATTTTGCGGGCCGAGAACGAGCCGCCGCTGCCGCTGCTGCTGGCGCTGCCTGCCGGCTCTGAGCCCAGCAAAGTGTTGCTTTGGCTGCCCGATGCGGGCAAAGCCGCCGCGCTCGATAGCGCGCGGCGGCTGCAAGCCTACCTCCGGCAGGGCACGGCTGTGGTGCTGGCCGACCTGCGTGGCCTGGGCGAAACCACCGACCCCGCCGCCTTCAACGACCCGAAGTACTACAACCGCGAGTACCGTAACGCCATGCTGGCCCTGCACACGGGCCGGCCCCTGCTGGCCCAGCGTATGAATGACATCGCCCAACTGCGCATGTTCGTGCGCAACACCGAGCACCTCGACGCAGCCCCGCTCGAAATCCGGGCCAGTGGCCGGGCGGCGCTGCCGGCCCTGCTCACGGCCGTGCTTGTCCCCGCCATCACAAAAGTCACCGTCGAGCAACTGCTCCCGTCATTTCAGCAGCTGTTGGAACAGCCGGCCACCAAAGATGCTTACTCCCAGGTGCTGCCCGGCGTGTTGCGCTACTGGGACGTGCCGGAGGTGCGGCAGGCGCTGGGCGCGCGGTTGCTCTTAAAGTAA
- a CDS encoding Gfo/Idh/MocA family oxidoreductase, which yields MTTAPIRTALLAYGMSGKLFQAPFVAAHPGFELFAVAERTEQRMHRDYPGIRSYASVAELLAEPSIELVVVNTPSNTHFELASQALRAGKHVLLEKPVATSVAQLQELLALAKQAGRHLLAYHNRRWDTDFGAVRRVVESGQLGQLIEVHFRFDRYKPTLNPKKFKEEVLPGSGLLYDLGPHLIDQAISLFGRPLSYHKTVGRYREGTQVDDYFSLHLRYPQGLNVWLTSGLLIADPVPAYVLHGAHGSYQKHRTDPQEPQLLVGTPPTAPQYGCEKPGDEARLTLAGPDGALSTTPDPAAPGNYLGLFEAVFQTIRHDAPYPIRAEQLLWQNELLEAPAAS from the coding sequence ATGACCACTGCCCCCATTCGCACCGCCCTGCTGGCCTACGGCATGTCGGGCAAGCTATTTCAGGCGCCCTTCGTGGCCGCCCATCCCGGGTTTGAGCTGTTTGCCGTGGCCGAGCGCACCGAGCAGCGCATGCACCGCGACTACCCCGGCATCCGCAGCTACGCCAGCGTGGCCGAGCTGCTGGCCGAGCCCAGCATTGAGCTGGTGGTGGTGAACACGCCCAGCAACACCCACTTCGAGTTGGCCAGCCAAGCCCTGCGCGCCGGCAAGCACGTGCTGCTCGAAAAGCCTGTGGCCACCTCGGTAGCGCAGCTGCAGGAACTGCTGGCGCTGGCTAAGCAGGCGGGCCGTCACTTGCTGGCCTACCACAACCGTCGTTGGGACACCGACTTCGGCGCCGTGCGCCGCGTGGTGGAAAGCGGCCAGCTGGGCCAACTCATCGAAGTGCATTTCCGCTTCGACCGCTATAAGCCAACCCTCAACCCCAAGAAATTCAAGGAAGAAGTGCTGCCCGGCAGCGGCTTGCTCTACGACCTGGGACCGCACCTCATCGACCAGGCCATCAGCCTGTTTGGCCGCCCTTTGAGCTACCACAAAACCGTGGGCCGTTACCGCGAAGGCACCCAGGTCGACGACTATTTCTCGCTGCACCTGCGCTACCCGCAGGGCCTGAACGTGTGGCTGACCTCCGGCCTGCTCATCGCCGACCCCGTGCCCGCCTACGTGCTACACGGAGCCCACGGCAGCTACCAAAAACACCGCACCGACCCGCAGGAACCCCAGCTACTCGTTGGCACGCCGCCCACGGCTCCGCAGTACGGTTGCGAAAAGCCCGGCGACGAAGCCCGCCTCACCCTAGCCGGCCCCGATGGCGCGCTGAGCACCACGCCCGACCCGGCCGCGCCCGGCAATTACCTGGGCTTGTTCGAGGCCGTGTTTCAGACCATCCGCCACGATGCCCCCTACCCTATTCGGGCCGAGCAGCTGCTGTGGCAGAACGAATTGCTAGAGGCTCCCGCTGCCAGCTAA